A DNA window from Hyphomicrobiales bacterium contains the following coding sequences:
- a CDS encoding quinone-dependent dihydroorotate dehydrogenase, protein MSFLENLARLGLMKLNAERAHLAGVKALKRGAVKATKRIDSVVLRSDVAGITFPNPLGIAAGFDKNAEVPDALMRRGMGFSEVGTVTPLPQEGNPKPRVFRLPDEKAVINRLGFNNEGHDVVKKRLVQRRKKGGIVGVNIGANKTSDDFIDDYIKGIRKFADVATYFTANISSPNTPGLRDLQGAEALRQLLTSIRAERDEVAVEVGYKAPIFLKIAPDVSDREIDEIAGEVLDSGIEGLIVSNTTVSREKIAGHELAEEAGGLSGAPVFDASTLVLAKMRRAVGPNMPIIGVGGITDGASALQKMKAGANLLQVYTGLIYGGFDLIDEIKDTLEEAVRMEKVSSVADLVSIDTERLLKGD, encoded by the coding sequence ATGAGTTTTCTCGAAAACCTCGCCCGTTTGGGCTTGATGAAATTGAATGCAGAGCGCGCGCATTTGGCGGGCGTGAAAGCGCTGAAACGTGGCGCGGTGAAAGCCACTAAACGCATAGATAGTGTTGTGCTGCGTTCTGATGTTGCGGGCATTACCTTTCCAAACCCACTGGGTATTGCAGCTGGTTTTGATAAAAACGCAGAAGTGCCAGATGCGTTGATGAGGCGCGGTATGGGCTTTTCAGAAGTCGGCACCGTGACGCCTTTGCCGCAAGAGGGGAACCCGAAACCTCGTGTGTTTCGGTTGCCTGACGAAAAGGCTGTTATCAATCGACTTGGTTTTAATAATGAAGGCCATGATGTTGTTAAAAAGCGCCTTGTGCAACGTCGCAAAAAAGGTGGCATTGTAGGCGTCAATATTGGGGCGAATAAAACCTCGGATGATTTTATTGACGACTACATCAAAGGCATTCGAAAATTTGCTGATGTGGCGACTTATTTCACCGCGAATATTTCGTCACCCAACACGCCGGGCCTGCGGGATTTGCAAGGGGCGGAAGCGCTTCGTCAGCTTCTAACCTCGATCAGAGCGGAGCGTGATGAAGTGGCTGTTGAGGTCGGATATAAAGCGCCCATTTTCTTGAAGATCGCGCCCGACGTTTCAGACCGCGAAATCGATGAGATTGCGGGTGAAGTGTTGGATAGCGGTATTGAAGGCTTGATCGTGTCTAACACCACAGTATCACGTGAGAAAATTGCAGGGCATGAATTGGCCGAAGAAGCGGGTGGTCTTTCTGGCGCGCCGGTGTTTGACGCTTCTACTTTGGTGCTTGCAAAAATGCGCCGCGCTGTTGGGCCCAACATGCCGATTATCGGTGTTGGCGGTATCACGGATGGTGCCAGCGCATTGCAGAAAATGAAAGCAGGCGCGAATTTGTTGCAGGTCTATACGGGCCTCATTTACGGCGGTTTCGATTTGATTGATGAGATCAAAGATACGCTTGAAGAAGCTGTGCGTATGGAAAAAGTATCGAGCGTTGCTGACCTTGTTTCAATCGATACTGAGCGCTTGCTAAAAGGCGACTAG
- a CDS encoding DUF952 domain-containing protein, with the protein MTVIYKICPQALWQQAEVKGVFDGAPIDHSDGYIHFSTAEQARETAAKHFSGQEDLLLIAVEGDQLGDGLKWEPSRGGALFPHLYGALDVSVVEWVKPLPLKEDGNHDFPEMN; encoded by the coding sequence ATGACGGTAATTTATAAAATTTGCCCGCAGGCGCTTTGGCAGCAAGCAGAAGTTAAGGGTGTGTTTGATGGCGCACCGATTGACCATAGCGACGGCTATATTCATTTCTCCACGGCTGAGCAGGCACGAGAGACGGCGGCGAAGCATTTTAGTGGGCAAGAGGATTTGCTCTTGATTGCAGTTGAAGGCGACCAGCTTGGCGATGGGTTGAAATGGGAACCATCCCGTGGTGGCGCATTGTTTCCTCATCTTTATGGTGCGCTTGATGTTAGCGTTGTTGAATGGGTCAAACCACTACCGCTCAAAGAAGATGGCAACCATGATTTTCCGGAGATGAACTAG
- a CDS encoding MATE family efflux transporter codes for MSKTQDPLNVTHKTVFTIAVPMGLGYLTTPLVGIADTAIVGQLGQAALIGGVAVAAAFIGILLTTFNFLRFATSALTAQAIGRKDGEEVVGVLLRSCLIGIIAGLLIIACSPLILKYGLIIMSPSDAVADAVRDYFNVRILATPFSLLNFVFFAWFVGTDRPILSFLTQTFLNVLNIALTYYFVLIEGMGVEGAAWGTVVAEAVTVLVSIFFAIKPVSKFAGQLFAMTFHLRKLTAMMILNSDIMVRSFCLHIAFVFFTRQSAQQSDNILAANEILLHFFMIAGYFLDGFAVAAEQFVGRAIGAKDRSTFKRAVRLTAFWNVVQATLLSLVFVIFGSLIIAFMTPNDEIRAIAAIYLIWAVITPLVGVAAFQMDGIFIGATWSRDMRNTMIMSVVLMIIAYYVFFPILGNHGLWLALNIFLGLRGLLLYLRLKGRENATFRAD; via the coding sequence ATGTCAAAAACGCAAGACCCTTTAAACGTCACTCATAAGACGGTTTTCACCATTGCAGTGCCGATGGGACTTGGCTATTTGACGACGCCTCTGGTGGGCATTGCAGATACGGCGATTGTTGGCCAATTGGGTCAAGCAGCGCTCATTGGTGGCGTGGCTGTTGCCGCCGCTTTTATCGGCATTCTGCTCACCACGTTTAACTTCTTACGCTTTGCAACATCCGCCCTCACCGCTCAAGCTATTGGGCGCAAAGACGGTGAAGAAGTGGTGGGCGTGCTGCTTCGTTCTTGCTTAATCGGCATCATCGCTGGCCTGCTCATCATTGCTTGCTCGCCGCTCATTTTAAAATACGGCCTCATCATCATGAGCCCGAGCGATGCTGTAGCCGACGCAGTGCGGGATTATTTCAATGTCCGCATTTTGGCAACACCGTTTTCCCTGCTCAACTTTGTCTTCTTTGCTTGGTTTGTTGGAACAGATCGCCCAATTTTAAGCTTCCTCACCCAGACATTTTTAAACGTGCTCAACATCGCTCTCACCTATTATTTCGTGCTGATTGAAGGCATGGGTGTTGAAGGCGCGGCGTGGGGCACCGTGGTTGCAGAAGCGGTCACCGTCTTGGTGTCAATCTTCTTTGCCATCAAGCCTGTTTCAAAATTTGCAGGCCAACTGTTCGCCATGACATTCCATCTACGCAAGCTAACCGCCATGATGATTTTAAACAGCGACATCATGGTGCGCTCATTCTGTCTGCATATAGCCTTCGTCTTTTTCACCCGCCAATCAGCTCAGCAATCAGACAACATTCTTGCCGCCAATGAAATCTTGCTGCACTTCTTTATGATTGCTGGATATTTCCTCGACGGCTTTGCCGTTGCCGCAGAACAATTTGTAGGCCGCGCGATTGGCGCAAAAGATCGAAGCACCTTTAAACGAGCAGTTAGACTGACTGCTTTTTGGAACGTGGTGCAGGCAACCCTTTTATCCTTGGTGTTTGTCATCTTTGGCAGCTTGATTATCGCCTTCATGACACCCAATGACGAAATCAGAGCCATTGCCGCCATCTATTTAATCTGGGCAGTAATCACACCATTGGTCGGTGTTGCAGCTTTTCAAATGGACGGTATTTTCATTGGCGCCACATGGTCACGAGACATGCGCAACACGATGATCATGTCAGTCGTTTTAATGATCATTGCCTATTACGTCTTCTTCCCAATCTTAGGCAATCACGGGCTTTGGCTCGCGCTCAACATATTCCTCGGTTTAAGAGGCTTGCTGCTCTACCTCAGATTAAAAGGCCGCGAGAACGCGACTTTTAGGGCGGACTAG